In a single window of the Papaver somniferum cultivar HN1 chromosome 8, ASM357369v1, whole genome shotgun sequence genome:
- the LOC113303108 gene encoding ELL-associated factor 1-like: MAKNNREEPSTAPQPDQWYNLTLGSSFKDDSSTKKFCTLRYEFKPASIDKNQPGSLHKSKDNKVTVEFHNNLPGKPNVTFEGSSEDYKDNDAVLFFDGSTFRLERLHRAVKRLRHVRLPGDSLNSALPLPSPAVPNQYSSSVDFTHASPPPPLGKSVNSRTPNKSVEGEQVGIGESDPEEGLGKKTTADRPVDDYLSAAPNSSAVLRQDPKSDEIDGHLDVIGDVDVTGSSPPLLPKIVNPVSGHEQMRFGGFDINLPSQNDSDNEIADVDVSDDEPEKGPNAAEALRAQVMNEEGGGHGTSSSDSSGSGSSGSDSASSSSDSEASEDVSITSD, from the exons ATGGCGAAAAATAACAGGGAAGAACCCAGTACAGCTCCACAGCCCGATCAGTGGTACAACCTAACCCTAGGTTCCTCCTTCAAAGATGACAGTTCCACCAAGAAATTCTGCACTTTAAGAT ATGAGTTCAAGCCTGCATCAATAGATAAGAACCAACCAGGGTCTCTTCACAAGAGCAAAGACAACAAGGTAACCGTCGAATTCCACAACAATCTACCTGGAAAACCCAATGTAACTTTTGAAGGTAGTAGTGAGGATTACAAAGACAATGATGCCGTCCTCTTCTTTGATGGTAGCACTTTCCGCTTGGAGCGCCTTCATAGAGCTGTTAAGCGATTGAGGCATGTCCGATTACCGGGTGATTCATTAAACTCTGCTTTGCCTCTCCCTTCCCCTGCTGTGCCCAATCAGTATTCATCATCTGTGGATTTCACTCACGcatctcctcctcctccacttGGAAAGTCAGTAAACTCACGGACTCCTAATAAGTCG GTTGAAGGTGAACAAGTTGGTATTGGGGAATCAGATCCAGAGGAGGGTCTAG GTAAGAAAACTACTGCTGATAGGCCAGTTGATGATTATTTATCTGCTGCACCAAATTCCTCAGCTGTACTACGACAAGATCCTAAGAGTGATGAGATCGATGGGCACCTGGATGTCATTGGCGATGTTGATGTTACTGGTAGTAGTCCACCTCTACTGCCTAAAATTGTTAATCCTGTTAGTGGACATGAACAAATGCGGTTTGGGGGGTTTGACATCAATCTGCCGAGTCAGAATGACTCGGACAATGAAATTGCTGATGTAGATGTTAGCGATGATGAGCCTGAGAAGGGACCCAATGCTGCCGAGGCACTGAGGGCACAGGTGATGAATGAAGAGGGAGGAGGGCATGGTACAAGTTCAAGTGACAGCAGTGGTAGTGGAAGCAGTGGCAGCGATAGTGCAAGCAGCAGTAGCGACAGTGAAGCTAGTGAGGATGTGTCTATCACTTCCGACTAA